The following proteins are encoded in a genomic region of Sulfurimonas sp. HSL3-7:
- a CDS encoding molecular chaperone TorD family protein, whose amino-acid sequence MEQTQARSNIYALLSRILMQELDVEMLNTIKNDDQILEFFPNLKTWEPLSTLKNSEVLEQYLNPDFTNISLLHLIPYETFYTREDQKVETGGANPVTDMYSAYDFIVDYEIARVVSSDHIGVEFEFMHHLCEAQIKAMEENDAESVRHLLEAQKEFLNKHLLQWAPLYLINAKYESRTPLYYDACEMALEFILSDNETVNESLSAE is encoded by the coding sequence ATGGAACAGACACAAGCCCGTAGTAATATCTACGCACTACTTTCAAGAATACTTATGCAAGAGCTCGATGTAGAGATGCTCAATACTATTAAAAACGATGACCAGATCTTGGAGTTTTTTCCAAACCTCAAAACATGGGAACCTCTAAGTACTCTTAAAAATAGTGAAGTTTTAGAACAGTACCTTAACCCGGATTTCACCAATATCTCACTTCTGCACCTGATACCCTATGAGACCTTTTATACCCGTGAAGACCAGAAGGTAGAAACAGGCGGGGCCAATCCGGTGACGGACATGTACAGTGCCTACGATTTTATTGTCGATTATGAGATCGCCCGTGTTGTCTCATCGGACCATATCGGTGTCGAATTTGAGTTTATGCATCATCTCTGCGAAGCGCAGATCAAAGCAATGGAAGAGAACGATGCTGAATCCGTTCGCCATCTGCTCGAAGCACAGAAAGAGTTTTTAAACAAACATTTGCTTCAATGGGCGCCTCTCTATCTGATAAATGCTAAGTATGAATCACGTACACCGCTCTATTACGATGCGTGTGAAATGGCTTTGGAATTTATTCTTTCCGATAATGAAACCGTAAATGAGAGCCTCTCGGCGGAATAA
- a CDS encoding phosphatidylglycerophosphatase A: MNWFFLTVGYSGLAPKAPGTVGSLVALPLGVLILAYFGPQTLFLAALLLTLAGIKAVNTYQKTSGTHDDSRIVIDELVGMWLALSIAPGLFIPLDQLLILDNGILLQIVLSFVFFRYFDIKKPSIIGRIDREAPGGYGVMFDDVVAGISAGILTAVVWQGITASGLLS, from the coding sequence ATGAACTGGTTTTTTTTAACGGTCGGCTACAGCGGCTTAGCACCAAAAGCACCCGGTACAGTCGGCAGTCTTGTCGCCCTTCCTTTGGGTGTTCTTATCCTTGCCTACTTTGGTCCGCAGACACTTTTCCTGGCAGCTTTACTTCTTACCCTTGCCGGTATAAAAGCGGTCAATACCTATCAAAAAACATCGGGCACCCATGATGACAGCCGTATTGTCATTGATGAGCTTGTCGGGATGTGGTTGGCCCTCTCCATCGCACCGGGTCTCTTTATCCCACTGGATCAACTCTTAATTCTTGACAACGGCATACTGCTGCAAATCGTTCTAAGTTTTGTTTTTTTTCGCTATTTTGACATTAAAAAGCCGTCTATCATCGGGCGAATCGATCGGGAAGCACCGGGCGGTTATGGTGTAATGTTTGATGATGTTGTTGCCGGCATAAGTGCAGGGATTTTAACAGCTGTCGTCTGGCAGGGTATTACGGCATCTGGACTGTTATCATAA
- a CDS encoding response regulator, with the protein MRILIIENEIYLAQSIAAKLGELGHSCDMSSSTQDALKRIPYDVILLSTNINDQDIYPVIQAYKDAVVILMVSYISNDTVSKPLSAGAKDYILKPFMIEELIRKIEHFQDYERLKRQNSTYQRYLKHVFNGINIKEDLEDIEVPIFISSNFQKYTDTFAFTYAEMHNKTLHFVSLANPNAFSEIEKLSASTLIYANDFQAVKKSDRKAFLELIEGREAIVSSTDTIDSDINYRVIEIKSDNNVFEQGDILPIEDYVKYIVLNYQHKFPDTELSKKLGISRKSLWEKRKKYGIIKKK; encoded by the coding sequence ATGCGTATACTAATTATTGAAAATGAGATCTATCTGGCACAGAGTATTGCTGCAAAGCTCGGCGAACTTGGTCATTCATGTGATATGAGCAGTTCAACACAGGATGCACTGAAACGCATTCCTTATGATGTCATTCTTCTTTCGACCAACATCAACGATCAAGACATCTACCCTGTTATTCAAGCCTACAAGGATGCTGTTGTCATCTTGATGGTCTCCTATATCTCCAACGATACGGTCTCGAAACCTCTCAGTGCCGGTGCAAAAGATTACATCCTCAAACCGTTCATGATAGAAGAGCTGATCCGTAAAATCGAGCATTTTCAGGACTATGAGCGTCTGAAACGTCAGAATTCAACTTATCAGCGCTACCTCAAACATGTCTTTAACGGTATTAACATTAAAGAAGACCTTGAGGATATCGAAGTACCGATCTTCATCTCCAGCAACTTTCAAAAGTATACCGACACGTTTGCGTTCACCTATGCCGAAATGCATAATAAAACCCTCCATTTTGTCTCCCTTGCCAATCCGAATGCTTTTAGCGAGATCGAAAAACTCTCGGCAAGCACGCTGATTTATGCTAATGACTTTCAGGCCGTTAAAAAGAGTGACAGGAAAGCCTTTTTGGAGCTTATCGAAGGACGTGAAGCCATCGTATCGAGTACTGATACTATCGATAGTGATATCAACTATAGAGTTATTGAGATAAAAAGTGACAACAATGTTTTCGAACAGGGTGATATCCTCCCTATCGAAGACTATGTAAAATATATTGTGTTAAATTATCAGCACAAATTCCCGGATACCGAACTCTCTAAAAAGTTAGGTATCTCGAGAAAAAGTCTCTGGGAGAAGAGAAAAAAATATGGCATCATCAAGAAAAAATAG
- a CDS encoding 4Fe-4S binding protein has product MAAIALNTAACVRSLAKFSECNKCEVICPTNAIVVDGALPSINFSQCVACGGCAGVCPSEALTLDDFSATEFFFQFASNEDALISCRKNVPCLSVLNVEHLIGLASLKEGITIDMGHCEECDIAHTCKSQIEQNAEEANYILEAMENRGSVISENVAYMPEEKIEIQEGDRRDFFRALTLKNAVKSKQKFDREVEIATDALVEHTISTDKISQLKQKGIPDKRKLLFTALKRADKPSSYHVVDANEVSFTSQKLFDEEKCTACQMCYRVCPTGSLSSNVRNSKIDFDPFLCIKCHICHDVCEPDALTLSDSYNIKEFFEPRVQNLVTFDVRNCDECGRLFTSLEGAKMCYQCQCEEEEARELWGITDDM; this is encoded by the coding sequence ATGGCTGCAATCGCTCTAAACACCGCTGCCTGTGTACGTTCGCTCGCCAAATTCAGTGAATGTAACAAGTGTGAGGTTATCTGTCCTACCAATGCTATTGTTGTCGATGGGGCACTTCCCTCAATCAACTTTTCTCAGTGTGTCGCCTGCGGCGGATGTGCCGGTGTCTGCCCGTCCGAGGCACTGACACTTGATGACTTCAGTGCAACCGAGTTCTTTTTCCAGTTCGCTTCAAATGAGGACGCGCTTATCTCGTGCCGAAAAAATGTCCCTTGTCTGTCGGTATTGAATGTTGAACATCTGATCGGACTTGCTTCATTGAAAGAGGGCATAACTATTGATATGGGGCATTGCGAAGAGTGTGATATCGCACATACCTGTAAGTCGCAGATCGAACAGAATGCCGAAGAGGCAAATTACATACTTGAAGCGATGGAAAACAGGGGCAGTGTCATATCGGAAAACGTCGCCTATATGCCCGAAGAGAAGATCGAGATTCAAGAAGGTGACCGTCGCGACTTTTTTCGTGCCTTGACACTTAAAAATGCTGTCAAGTCAAAACAGAAGTTTGACAGAGAGGTGGAGATCGCTACAGATGCCCTGGTAGAACACACGATCTCAACCGATAAAATTTCGCAGTTAAAACAGAAGGGCATACCCGACAAACGTAAGCTGCTATTTACGGCACTTAAGCGGGCAGATAAGCCGTCGAGCTATCATGTCGTTGACGCCAATGAAGTGAGCTTTACGTCACAGAAACTTTTTGACGAAGAAAAATGTACCGCATGCCAGATGTGCTACCGGGTCTGCCCGACAGGTTCCCTGAGCTCCAACGTGCGCAATTCGAAGATCGATTTCGATCCGTTTCTGTGCATTAAGTGCCATATCTGCCATGATGTGTGTGAACCTGATGCCCTGACACTTTCTGATTCGTACAATATCAAAGAGTTTTTTGAACCCCGGGTTCAGAACCTGGTGACGTTTGATGTACGTAACTGTGATGAATGCGGCCGCCTTTTTACTTCGCTTGAAGGAGCCAAGATGTGTTATCAGTGTCAGTGTGAAGAGGAAGAGGCACGAGAACTATGGGGCATTACCGATGATATGTAA
- a CDS encoding sulfate adenylyltransferase, whose translation MASSRKNSALYIDQEALSALALVKSGLLYPVVSLMNRKQAIEVLETGMFNKKVFPFPLILAPNGKVNEQVLLEAKEGDTLILVSDNEEVGTLVVEEIFEINPKERVRQIYGTDNLDHPGVKATYGRLGKMAVCGEFEINLDAILERKKQITEAKQRIGAQHVTAMMMGANPLHRAHERLIRQALDKTDLVVIFLLKPFNNNDLHFDLRYKTLQYFVQNFLPTNRVIILPLENSYVFAGYNEIIIDAIVAKNFGCNRLTIGQNHAGVGMYYDQNTNKSIIDRLTGLNIEVDIASQYVYCNVCKTLVSTKTCPHGQHHHISYHSDSILELIKLGLLPPAVLMRKEIAAIILSQLFPERFKNLEKLYYDIMPVTGLLEEHTEKDFYIELMKLYQTTSLT comes from the coding sequence ATGGCATCATCAAGAAAAAATAGCGCCCTTTACATCGATCAGGAAGCGCTCTCTGCTCTAGCCTTGGTCAAATCAGGACTGCTCTATCCAGTTGTATCGCTGATGAACCGAAAGCAGGCGATCGAGGTCTTAGAGACAGGAATGTTCAACAAAAAGGTCTTTCCCTTTCCACTGATACTCGCACCTAACGGAAAAGTCAATGAGCAGGTTTTACTCGAAGCCAAAGAAGGGGACACACTGATCCTCGTATCAGACAACGAAGAGGTCGGTACACTCGTTGTCGAGGAGATCTTTGAGATCAATCCGAAAGAACGTGTGCGCCAGATATATGGTACCGACAATCTCGACCATCCCGGTGTCAAAGCGACCTATGGACGCCTTGGAAAGATGGCAGTATGCGGTGAATTTGAGATTAACCTTGATGCTATTTTAGAGCGAAAAAAGCAGATCACAGAGGCGAAACAGCGTATCGGAGCACAGCATGTTACGGCAATGATGATGGGGGCCAATCCTCTGCACAGGGCGCATGAACGTCTCATCCGTCAGGCATTGGACAAAACCGATCTGGTTGTTATCTTCCTGCTTAAGCCTTTCAACAATAACGACCTGCACTTTGACCTTCGTTATAAGACGCTGCAGTATTTTGTGCAAAACTTCTTGCCGACCAACAGAGTGATCATTCTTCCTCTCGAAAACAGCTATGTCTTTGCCGGCTACAATGAAATCATTATCGATGCGATCGTCGCTAAGAATTTCGGCTGTAACCGCTTGACTATCGGGCAGAACCACGCCGGTGTAGGCATGTACTATGATCAGAACACGAACAAGTCCATTATCGACCGTCTTACGGGCCTAAACATTGAAGTCGACATTGCATCACAATATGTCTATTGCAATGTGTGCAAGACACTGGTCAGTACCAAAACCTGTCCGCACGGTCAGCACCATCACATCTCATACCACTCAGATTCTATTTTAGAATTGATAAAACTTGGCCTTCTACCCCCGGCTGTACTGATGCGAAAAGAGATCGCAGCGATCATTCTCTCTCAACTCTTTCCAGAGAGGTTCAAAAACCTTGAGAAGCTCTACTATGACATCATGCCGGTCACGGGGCTCCTGGAAGAGCACACGGAAAAAGATTTTTACATCGAGTTGATGAAACTCTATCAGACGACATCGTTAACCTGA
- a CDS encoding bifunctional 2-C-methyl-D-erythritol 4-phosphate cytidylyltransferase/2-C-methyl-D-erythritol 2,4-cyclodiphosphate synthase, which produces MSDLTLILLAAGNSSRFGLPVKKQWLRIGHDPLWQFVADQFNSTALFSNIIITAHKEEVPFMQGFCDYTIVEGGESRQQSLKNALAYVDTPYVLVSDIARACIDTDLIHKLVDAKDSADVIVPTLSLSDTVVYEENTIDRDKVKRIQTPQLSRTEAVKKAVESTIEYTDESSAIVANGGSRHFIDGSEDAHKITYIHDLNKLPCIKAPSTATLVGNGFDVHAFEEGRKMLLGGIKIDVDYGFKAHSDGDVAIHALIDALLGAAGLGDIGMLFPDSDNAYKDIDSKELLKTTVLRLHQFGLFIVNADITIAAEAPRLSSYKAAMRSTLAKLLHIPSSRMNIKATTTEKLGFIGRKEGVGVMATATLNYYDWTQK; this is translated from the coding sequence TTGTCTGATTTAACGCTAATTTTACTAGCAGCCGGTAATTCCAGCCGTTTTGGACTGCCTGTTAAAAAACAATGGTTGCGTATCGGTCATGATCCGCTATGGCAATTTGTGGCAGACCAATTTAATTCTACTGCGTTATTTAGTAACATCATAATCACCGCCCACAAAGAAGAGGTCCCTTTTATGCAGGGCTTTTGTGACTACACAATCGTCGAAGGCGGCGAGAGCAGACAGCAATCCCTTAAAAACGCGCTTGCTTATGTTGACACCCCTTATGTCCTTGTCAGTGACATTGCCCGGGCCTGCATCGACACCGATCTGATCCACAAACTCGTTGACGCCAAAGATTCGGCTGACGTAATCGTTCCGACGCTCTCTCTCAGCGATACCGTTGTCTATGAAGAAAACACCATTGACCGCGATAAGGTCAAACGTATTCAGACCCCGCAACTCTCCAGGACAGAAGCTGTTAAAAAAGCGGTCGAGAGTACCATCGAATATACCGATGAGAGTTCTGCTATCGTCGCAAACGGCGGCAGCCGTCATTTCATCGACGGTTCGGAAGATGCCCACAAGATCACCTATATCCATGACCTGAACAAACTCCCCTGTATCAAAGCGCCCTCAACCGCAACGCTGGTCGGCAACGGCTTCGATGTCCATGCTTTTGAAGAGGGACGTAAAATGCTACTTGGCGGAATCAAGATCGATGTCGATTACGGCTTTAAAGCCCACAGTGACGGCGACGTTGCCATTCACGCCCTCATTGATGCGCTGCTTGGCGCTGCCGGTCTTGGTGACATCGGTATGCTCTTTCCCGACAGTGACAACGCCTACAAGGACATCGATTCCAAAGAACTTTTAAAGACCACTGTTCTGCGGCTCCATCAATTCGGTCTCTTTATAGTTAATGCCGATATCACCATTGCCGCCGAGGCGCCGCGTCTGAGCAGTTACAAGGCAGCGATGCGCAGCACGCTTGCCAAACTTCTGCACATTCCGTCATCACGAATGAATATCAAAGCGACAACAACAGAAAAACTGGGCTTTATAGGCCGAAAAGAAGGCGTTGGCGTCATGGCCACTGCAACATTAAACTACTATGATTGGACACAAAAATAA
- the thiC gene encoding phosphomethylpyrimidine synthase ThiC produces the protein MRTEWLEKRKNDKTPTQMFYAKQGIITEEMEYVAKLEKLSPELVRSEVARGRLIIPANINHKNLEPMAIGIAASCKINANIGSSAIASDVEGEIEKIQVSQHYKADTAMDLSTGGDLDEIRRNVIDNSHIPIGTVPIYQIIADCNDRIEDLTIEAMLDVLERQAQQGVSYFTIHAGFLLETMPKVAKRKMGIVSRGGSLMAAWMMHYHKENPFYTAFDDILDICAKYDVSLSLGDSLRPGCLADASDDAQLGELKVLGELTLRAWEKNVQVMIEGPGHVPLNQIERNMKIQRELCHEAPFYILGPLVTDIAAGYDHISSAIGAAVGGWHGASMLCYVTPKEHLGLPNAEDVREGIIAYKIAAHAADIARGRKGARDVDDAMSDARYTFDWEKQFELALDSERAREYHDETLPQDVFKEAEFCSMCGPKFCSYKISQDIMDDPEAIQKIADEAKEMTFSA, from the coding sequence ATGAGAACAGAGTGGCTTGAAAAACGCAAGAATGACAAGACCCCAACACAGATGTTTTATGCCAAACAGGGCATCATCACGGAAGAGATGGAATATGTTGCAAAGCTAGAGAAACTGAGTCCGGAACTGGTACGCAGCGAAGTGGCACGCGGGCGTTTGATCATCCCTGCCAATATCAACCATAAAAACCTAGAGCCGATGGCGATCGGAATTGCAGCCAGCTGTAAGATCAATGCCAATATCGGTTCATCTGCGATCGCTTCAGACGTAGAGGGAGAGATCGAGAAGATCCAGGTCTCTCAACATTATAAAGCGGATACGGCGATGGACCTTTCAACGGGCGGTGACCTTGATGAGATCCGCCGCAATGTCATCGACAATTCACATATTCCTATCGGTACGGTGCCGATCTATCAGATTATTGCTGATTGTAATGACCGCATCGAAGACCTGACGATCGAAGCGATGCTTGACGTCCTTGAACGTCAGGCACAGCAGGGTGTCTCCTACTTTACGATCCACGCCGGTTTCTTGCTTGAGACCATGCCGAAAGTGGCAAAACGCAAGATGGGTATTGTAAGCCGCGGCGGTTCACTGATGGCGGCATGGATGATGCACTACCACAAAGAGAATCCGTTTTATACCGCTTTTGACGATATTCTTGATATCTGTGCAAAATACGATGTCTCTCTTTCTCTAGGTGATTCACTGCGTCCGGGTTGTCTGGCCGATGCCTCCGACGATGCGCAGCTCGGCGAACTTAAAGTGCTGGGCGAGCTGACACTCCGCGCCTGGGAGAAAAATGTTCAGGTTATGATCGAAGGTCCGGGCCATGTGCCATTGAACCAGATCGAGCGTAATATGAAGATCCAGCGTGAGCTTTGTCACGAGGCGCCGTTCTATATCCTCGGGCCACTGGTCACTGACATCGCGGCGGGCTATGACCATATCTCATCTGCGATAGGTGCAGCGGTAGGCGGATGGCACGGGGCGTCTATGCTCTGTTATGTCACACCTAAAGAGCACCTTGGGCTTCCAAACGCAGAAGATGTGCGTGAAGGTATTATTGCGTACAAAATTGCGGCACATGCTGCCGACATTGCACGCGGGCGAAAAGGAGCACGTGATGTTGATGATGCGATGAGTGATGCACGTTACACGTTCGACTGGGAAAAACAGTTTGAACTTGCACTCGATTCCGAACGCGCGCGTGAATATCATGACGAAACGCTTCCTCAGGATGTCTTCAAAGAGGCGGAGTTCTGTTCAATGTGCGGACCGAAGTTCTGTTCGTACAAGATATCTCAAGACATTATGGATGATCCCGAAGCGATCCAGAAAATTGCGGATGAAGCTAAAGAGATGACCTTTAGCGCATAA
- a CDS encoding molybdopterin-dependent oxidoreductase has translation MYLESRRTFLKGAAFSVAGAAIAKGVFTTDAIAESVSDSKFTNTPDSLSFYPPLDQWDDFKELDGQDWKRGGIARKGVQSEENPDGIYVNDFAIVPTACSNCEASCGLTAWIDKKTFTVKKYMGNPLHPGSRGRNCAKGYATQSQMYDPDRLAFPIKRAPGSKRGEGKWIRTTWDEAMTTIGKKMGDTLRVGDELSKKTVMFHVGRPNENGFTGKFWETLNTDAFNSHTNICSSGGRTPTIQWANDDRTSPDWANAKLVFLNSSHAADAGHYFQQAAGHIADARKKGAKLVVMDPRMSNSAGMADLWIAAWPGTEPTIYLYLVQRMLQEDKVNKEFVRKWFNWEVMMDNKDYLNFMVKKGYISALPKDNSFDSYMDMLKEMYAPYTLDYAVKESHVPAYKLEKLYEMFIWADTSIASYFWRATAAGNRGGWVSGRTGYLALGLRGAIGPKGGTFFHHWHVISVAGKGGSATVGQGARGANVPKVDVWNELTWPPEWPLSTYEMSYLLPHLLTDTEWQQKWIKKGLNVPTKLSVWIPRMYNPVWINPDGFRWLEVLKDESKMELTFNLSPTWSETNWHVDYVLPVGLAGERHDQHSEATMPARWTSFRQPVMRVALEKAGWKPKNPNRATLEAHIKAGLGEVWEENEFWFDMGVNYIDPDGSLGIKKMWESKQNPGKPVTIAEWYDAAFGDNLPNLKSTATSDPRYKDAEFPVYEYMRDHGAWMEENNIYSAQEREIKDDGENYIAHGHKYNKHHVEIDKRTGVMKAEAHGDAWKYPDGKKPIGIEIDGKKMEGFATLDKKLDFFSEWFASDEWKWPEYAIPFYPRNEEEKKEMVHIVSHVNHMYMTEENSYALNTVFRLPYNIHTRSANSKHLMEISQNHDPIWISTEDAKRQGFKRGDAIRVRIVDSVSGLESGYFVAMAVPTEGVLPGTLACSHHGGRWKLKNAVTIPNGVTDGKVDSQPVARNMNDPKFMAASPENAGRDGAQIKIEDYDGTAGMNSFGVPVAEMVTDGKVGSLKYVEGIKPFHTNRFAAYNKDSDNIWWDGLSGSWQNAVAATHPDPISGMHCWHQKVILEPAQAGDSIGDIHVNYENNFKTYQAWRDELTRPLNSTNKWRRPQHIKRPWVALSEKAYAVNIKDV, from the coding sequence ATGTATTTAGAAAGCAGAAGAACATTTTTAAAAGGCGCGGCATTTTCAGTCGCCGGCGCTGCAATTGCAAAGGGCGTCTTTACAACAGACGCTATTGCGGAATCAGTCAGTGACAGCAAGTTCACCAATACGCCTGATTCACTATCTTTCTATCCGCCGCTTGATCAGTGGGATGACTTTAAAGAACTTGACGGTCAAGACTGGAAACGCGGTGGTATCGCTCGCAAGGGTGTTCAAAGTGAAGAGAACCCGGATGGTATCTACGTCAATGATTTTGCGATCGTTCCGACAGCATGTTCGAACTGTGAGGCGTCTTGTGGTCTGACAGCATGGATCGACAAAAAGACGTTTACCGTTAAAAAGTATATGGGTAACCCGCTTCACCCGGGTTCTCGCGGACGTAACTGTGCAAAAGGTTATGCGACACAGTCACAGATGTACGATCCGGATCGTCTAGCGTTCCCTATTAAACGCGCACCGGGTTCTAAGCGCGGTGAAGGTAAATGGATTCGTACCACTTGGGACGAAGCGATGACAACTATCGGTAAGAAGATGGGTGATACATTGCGCGTAGGTGACGAACTCTCCAAGAAAACGGTCATGTTCCACGTTGGACGTCCGAATGAGAACGGTTTTACCGGTAAATTCTGGGAAACACTGAACACGGACGCGTTCAATTCACATACGAACATCTGTTCTTCGGGTGGTCGTACACCGACGATTCAGTGGGCAAATGATGACCGTACGTCTCCGGACTGGGCTAATGCGAAGCTTGTTTTCCTAAACTCATCGCACGCAGCGGATGCAGGACACTACTTCCAACAAGCAGCAGGTCACATTGCCGATGCACGTAAAAAAGGTGCAAAGCTTGTCGTAATGGACCCGCGTATGTCAAACTCTGCCGGTATGGCAGACCTTTGGATCGCAGCATGGCCTGGTACTGAACCGACGATCTATCTTTACCTTGTACAACGAATGTTGCAAGAAGACAAGGTCAATAAAGAGTTCGTACGTAAATGGTTCAACTGGGAAGTGATGATGGATAACAAAGATTATCTGAACTTCATGGTTAAAAAAGGGTATATCTCTGCACTTCCGAAAGATAACAGTTTCGACTCTTATATGGATATGCTTAAAGAGATGTATGCACCTTATACACTTGATTATGCGGTTAAAGAGTCTCATGTGCCTGCGTACAAACTTGAGAAACTGTATGAGATGTTTATCTGGGCTGATACGTCGATCGCTTCATATTTCTGGCGTGCGACGGCTGCGGGTAACCGCGGTGGCTGGGTCTCTGGACGTACAGGTTATCTTGCGCTGGGTCTGCGCGGTGCGATCGGTCCTAAGGGTGGTACTTTCTTCCACCACTGGCACGTTATTTCTGTTGCCGGTAAAGGCGGTTCAGCAACTGTCGGTCAGGGCGCTCGTGGAGCCAACGTACCAAAAGTCGATGTCTGGAACGAACTTACATGGCCGCCGGAATGGCCGCTTTCAACGTATGAAATGTCATACCTGTTGCCGCACCTTCTAACCGATACGGAATGGCAGCAAAAATGGATCAAAAAAGGTCTGAACGTTCCGACTAAACTTTCTGTTTGGATTCCACGTATGTACAATCCTGTCTGGATCAATCCGGACGGTTTCCGCTGGTTGGAAGTGCTTAAAGACGAGTCTAAAATGGAACTTACCTTTAACCTTTCACCGACATGGTCTGAGACAAACTGGCATGTTGACTACGTTCTTCCGGTAGGTCTTGCCGGTGAGCGTCACGATCAACACTCCGAAGCGACGATGCCTGCACGTTGGACATCGTTCCGTCAGCCGGTTATGCGTGTTGCGCTTGAAAAAGCGGGTTGGAAGCCTAAAAATCCTAATCGTGCTACACTTGAAGCGCACATCAAAGCCGGTCTCGGTGAGGTTTGGGAAGAGAATGAATTCTGGTTTGATATGGGTGTTAACTACATCGATCCGGACGGTTCTCTTGGCATTAAGAAAATGTGGGAATCTAAACAGAACCCTGGTAAACCTGTTACCATCGCTGAGTGGTATGACGCAGCATTTGGCGACAACTTGCCAAACCTTAAGTCTACGGCTACATCAGATCCTCGCTACAAAGACGCTGAATTCCCAGTGTATGAGTATATGAGAGATCACGGTGCATGGATGGAAGAGAACAACATCTATTCTGCACAAGAACGTGAGATTAAAGATGATGGTGAGAACTACATCGCGCACGGTCACAAGTACAACAAACACCATGTTGAAATTGACAAACGTACGGGTGTTATGAAAGCTGAAGCGCACGGCGATGCATGGAAATACCCTGACGGTAAAAAGCCGATCGGTATTGAGATTGACGGCAAGAAGATGGAAGGTTTTGCGACTCTTGACAAAAAACTTGATTTCTTCTCTGAATGGTTCGCTTCGGATGAGTGGAAATGGCCGGAATATGCGATTCCTTTCTACCCTCGTAATGAAGAGGAGAAAAAAGAGATGGTTCACATCGTCTCTCACGTCAACCACATGTATATGACAGAAGAGAATTCGTATGCACTGAATACGGTCTTCCGTCTTCCGTACAACATTCACACGCGTTCTGCGAACTCAAAGCACCTTATGGAGATCTCGCAAAACCACGATCCAATCTGGATCTCAACCGAAGATGCCAAGCGTCAAGGTTTCAAACGCGGTGACGCAATTCGTGTACGTATTGTTGACTCGGTTTCGGGTCTTGAGAGCGGTTACTTTGTCGCAATGGCAGTACCGACTGAGGGTGTACTTCCGGGGACACTCGCTTGTTCACACCACGGTGGTCGTTGGAAGCTTAAAAATGCTGTGACAATCCCGAACGGTGTAACTGACGGTAAGGTAGACTCTCAACCGGTTGCCCGTAACATGAATGATCCTAAGTTCATGGCAGCTTCACCTGAAAATGCAGGTCGCGATGGTGCCCAGATCAAGATCGAAGATTATGACGGTACTGCAGGAATGAACAGTTTCGGTGTTCCGGTTGCCGAGATGGTTACGGACGGCAAAGTCGGTTCACTGAAATATGTTGAAGGCATCAAACCGTTCCATACCAACCGTTTCGCGGCATACAATAAAGACAGCGACAATATCTGGTGGGACGGTCTTTCAGGTTCATGGCAAAATGCCGTGGCCGCAACACACCCGGATCCGATCTCGGGTATGCACTGTTGGCACCAAAAAGTTATCTTGGAACCTGCACAAGCGGGTGACAGCATCGGTGACATTCATGTCAACTATGAAAATAACTTTAAAACATACCAAGCGTGGAGAGACGAGCTGACTCGTCCGCTTAACTCCACAAACAAATGGCGTCGTCCACAACATATTAAACGTCCATGGGTTGCTCTTTCAGAAAAAGCCTATGCGGTTAATATCAAAGACGTTTAA